A DNA window from Mucilaginibacter xinganensis contains the following coding sequences:
- a CDS encoding DUF2252 domain-containing protein, with amino-acid sequence MSTISERLKLFNQHLLPDMVQLKYEAMTDNAFRYYRGTCHLFYEDLAAVKKFPDSPLTWICGDMHLENYGSYKADNKLVYFDLNDFDESILAPCLWEAARLVTSIFIAFDTLDIEPEKADKMARLFIKTYAATLVRGKATSIDPRTAKGIVCDFLSSAAGSKYTDILKKRTDKKKNKVVLSLSDERQFKIKKPLRLALMGHIQQWIEQSSDSPYNYKVKDAVFRLAGTGSIGQKRYLFLLKSTNTRNKYLLVDMKQSRPSSLAPYVTATQPAWPSEAERIIAVQHRMQNVSASLLSSTLFHDEPYVLQELQPVKDTIKFKLIRDQYRDIYQVIDDMAALTASAQLRSGGMNGSATIDELIAFGSNANWQQALLGYCFKYGMKIKADYRQYLSDYNDGVFNQSSSQVITND; translated from the coding sequence ATGTCAACGATTTCTGAACGGCTAAAGTTATTTAACCAGCATTTATTGCCCGATATGGTGCAGCTGAAATATGAGGCGATGACCGATAATGCTTTCAGGTATTACCGCGGCACCTGTCATTTATTTTATGAGGATCTTGCAGCGGTTAAGAAATTCCCGGACTCGCCTTTAACCTGGATCTGCGGCGACATGCACCTTGAAAACTATGGGAGCTATAAGGCCGATAATAAGCTGGTTTACTTTGACCTTAACGACTTTGACGAAAGCATACTTGCGCCTTGTTTATGGGAAGCCGCACGATTGGTTACAAGTATTTTTATAGCTTTTGACACCCTGGATATAGAACCCGAGAAGGCTGATAAGATGGCGAGGCTATTTATAAAAACCTATGCCGCAACACTTGTAAGGGGGAAAGCCACCAGTATTGACCCACGGACAGCAAAAGGGATAGTTTGCGATTTCCTGAGTTCGGCAGCCGGGAGTAAATATACAGACATCTTAAAAAAACGCACTGATAAAAAGAAGAACAAGGTAGTACTATCATTAAGCGATGAGCGCCAATTTAAAATAAAAAAGCCATTAAGACTAGCTCTGATGGGGCATATCCAGCAGTGGATTGAACAAAGCAGCGACAGCCCTTACAACTATAAAGTAAAGGATGCCGTTTTTCGTTTGGCGGGTACCGGCAGTATAGGGCAAAAACGATACTTGTTTTTATTAAAGAGCACCAACACCAGGAACAAATATCTTTTGGTAGATATGAAGCAATCAAGGCCATCATCGTTAGCACCGTACGTTACCGCTACACAGCCGGCCTGGCCATCAGAAGCTGAGCGGATAATAGCGGTACAGCACCGGATGCAAAATGTTTCGGCATCGTTGTTAAGCAGTACCCTGTTTCATGATGAGCCTTATGTGCTGCAGGAACTGCAGCCGGTAAAGGATACCATAAAATTTAAACTTATCCGTGATCAGTATCGGGATATTTACCAGGTGATTGATGATATGGCCGCACTTACTGCTTCGGCACAGCTACGTAGCGGTGGTATGAATGGGTCGGCCACTATTGACGAGTTGATAGCGTTTGGCAGCAACGCAAACTGGCAGCAGGCCCTGCTTGGTTACTGTTTTAAATATGGAATGAAGATAAAGGCAGATTACCGCCAGTACCTGAGCGATTATAATGACGGCGTATTTAACCAGAGCTCTTCTCAGGTTATAACAAACGATTAA
- a CDS encoding alpha-galactosidase — protein MNKINSKGLLTGAIALFLLVAAAVTKAQDIIIPVETKDNALVLQVTPEKALNMVYFGGKLTDRNEYAATAKAFNFGGTIGTYNGAYTTSGTGNLVEPAIAVTHADGNKSLELRYISHIVKKIDDNVSLLSITLKDAVYDFEVTLNYQTYYNENVTEQWSVIKHHEKNDVVLNKYASANLCIHANSYWLKHYHGDWAQEMRPEDEQLNHGMKTLDSKLGSRADLFQPPTFMVSFNKTATEDEGEVMYGNLEWSGNFRIDFEVDPANNLRLVAGINNFAADYTLKPGLEFETPKFVYTLTSKGKGEASRNLQSWARKYKIVDGNGPRLTLLNNWESTYFDFNEDKLAGLLKDTKKLGVDLFLLDDGWFGNKYPRNGDHAGLGDWQANKAKLPNDIAFLTKEAKADGVKFGIWIEPEMVNPKSELYEKHPDWVVKQPQRPEIYMRNQLVLDLTNPKVQDFVFGIVDNLFTKNPDLAYIKWDCNSVIFNAYSSYEKHQANFYTDYVRGLYNVLDRIRAKYPSVPLMLCSGGGGRVDYGALKYFTEYWLSDNTEPVERVFIQWEYSYFYPALTSSNHVTDWGKQPIKFRVDVAMMGKLGFDIVIGKLKPAELEFCQGAVNTYKQFSEEIWHGDQYRLQDPRENDVAAIMYVNPEKTTAIMFNYLVNPRYGAGSNAPIRLKGLNPDKMYTINEVNVFPGTRSTIKEGSYSGKFLMTIGLNPDVHQRRTSVLVSVKAN, from the coding sequence ATGAATAAAATAAACTCAAAAGGTTTGTTAACAGGGGCTATTGCGCTGTTCCTGCTGGTCGCTGCTGCCGTTACAAAAGCACAGGACATTATTATCCCCGTTGAAACAAAGGACAATGCGCTGGTATTGCAGGTAACACCCGAAAAGGCACTTAACATGGTGTATTTTGGCGGTAAGCTAACCGACAGGAACGAATACGCGGCAACAGCCAAGGCGTTTAATTTTGGCGGAACCATTGGCACTTATAACGGCGCATACACCACATCGGGCACGGGCAACCTGGTTGAGCCCGCTATTGCCGTAACCCATGCCGACGGCAACAAATCGCTGGAGTTAAGATACATCAGCCACATTGTAAAAAAAATTGATGATAACGTAAGCCTGCTGAGCATTACCCTTAAAGATGCGGTTTATGATTTTGAAGTTACCCTCAACTATCAAACGTATTATAATGAGAATGTAACCGAGCAATGGAGCGTTATTAAGCACCACGAAAAAAATGATGTGGTACTAAATAAGTACGCCTCGGCAAATTTGTGTATCCATGCAAACAGCTACTGGCTTAAGCATTACCACGGCGACTGGGCCCAGGAAATGCGCCCCGAAGATGAGCAGCTTAACCATGGCATGAAGACCCTCGACTCCAAGCTGGGCAGCAGGGCCGATCTGTTTCAGCCGCCTACCTTTATGGTGTCGTTCAACAAAACAGCTACCGAAGATGAAGGCGAGGTGATGTACGGTAACCTGGAATGGAGCGGTAACTTCCGGATTGATTTTGAAGTGGACCCCGCCAATAACCTGCGCCTGGTTGCCGGGATAAACAATTTTGCTGCCGACTATACACTTAAGCCAGGTCTTGAGTTTGAGACACCAAAATTTGTTTATACCCTTACCAGCAAGGGCAAAGGCGAAGCAAGCCGCAACCTGCAAAGCTGGGCACGCAAGTATAAAATTGTTGATGGCAACGGCCCAAGGTTAACCCTGCTGAATAACTGGGAATCAACTTATTTTGATTTTAATGAGGATAAGCTTGCCGGTTTATTAAAGGATACAAAGAAACTGGGTGTTGATTTATTTTTGCTGGATGACGGCTGGTTTGGTAATAAATACCCGCGTAATGGCGACCATGCCGGCCTGGGCGACTGGCAGGCAAATAAAGCCAAACTGCCTAATGATATCGCTTTTTTAACAAAAGAGGCAAAGGCCGATGGCGTAAAATTCGGGATCTGGATTGAACCGGAAATGGTGAACCCTAAAAGCGAGTTGTATGAAAAACATCCTGATTGGGTGGTGAAGCAGCCGCAACGCCCCGAAATTTACATGCGGAACCAACTGGTGCTTGATTTGACCAACCCAAAAGTGCAGGACTTTGTTTTTGGCATAGTGGATAACCTGTTTACCAAAAACCCCGACTTGGCCTACATTAAATGGGACTGTAACTCCGTGATATTTAATGCCTACTCATCATACGAAAAACACCAGGCAAACTTTTATACAGATTATGTAAGGGGATTATACAACGTACTTGACCGCATCAGGGCTAAATACCCCAGCGTGCCTTTAATGCTTTGCTCCGGCGGCGGCGGGCGTGTTGATTATGGTGCGCTGAAATATTTTACCGAGTACTGGCTGAGCGATAATACCGAGCCGGTTGAAAGGGTGTTTATCCAATGGGAATATTCATACTTCTACCCGGCGTTAACCAGCTCAAACCATGTTACCGACTGGGGCAAACAGCCTATAAAATTCAGGGTTGATGTGGCCATGATGGGTAAGCTTGGGTTTGATATTGTAATAGGCAAGTTAAAACCTGCTGAGCTGGAATTTTGCCAGGGTGCTGTAAATACCTACAAGCAATTTAGTGAAGAGATTTGGCATGGCGACCAGTACCGCCTTCAGGACCCGCGCGAAAATGATGTGGCCGCAATAATGTACGTAAACCCGGAGAAAACTACCGCCATTATGTTTAATTACCTGGTAAACCCACGGTACGGTGCAGGCAGCAATGCGCCCATTCGCCTTAAAGGCTTAAACCCCGATAAAATGTACACCATAAACGAGGTGAATGTATTTCCGGGCACACGGTCAACCATCAAAGAAGGATCGTATTCAGGTAAGTTTTTAATGACGATAGGCCTTAATCCTGATGTGCATCAGCGAAGAACAAGTGTACTGGTTTCGGTAAAGGCCAATTGA
- a CDS encoding metal-dependent hydrolase family protein, which translates to MKIFNLALFIVATLFTPAVARQSPAPIYTLLKPDRVFDGEQMHPGWWVLVRDNRIEAAGEPKSMSVPSSAKIIDLKGETLMPGMIEGHSHLFLHPYNETPWNTQVLFESRAERTARAVVHARETLMAGFTTVRDLGTEGAGYDDVGLKAAINKGVIPGPRMLVATRAIVATGSYGPKSAVTEMVTVKGAEEADGIDGITHVVRSQIGYGADVVKIYVDYRWGINGAAEPTFTEAELKTAVEVAKSSGRTVAVHAGTAEGMRRAIAAGVTTIEHGDGGTPELFKQMKEKGIALCPTLAATEAIAGYMGWNKVTGAEPESVKQKHIAFTQAMQAGVTMCMGGDVGVFPHGDNAREMVLMADYGMKPIDVLRSATSVNSTVFKLKELGNIKSGYIADIIAVAGNPAEDINSVKQVKLVMKDGVIYTN; encoded by the coding sequence ATGAAAATATTTAACCTGGCCTTATTTATTGTAGCAACCTTATTTACGCCTGCTGTTGCAAGGCAATCCCCGGCACCAATTTACACACTTTTAAAACCCGACCGCGTTTTTGACGGCGAGCAAATGCATCCCGGCTGGTGGGTACTGGTCAGGGATAACCGCATTGAGGCCGCAGGCGAGCCGAAAAGCATGTCGGTGCCATCATCAGCAAAGATCATTGACCTGAAAGGCGAAACGCTGATGCCGGGGATGATTGAGGGGCATTCGCACTTATTCCTGCACCCGTATAACGAAACCCCCTGGAACACGCAGGTGCTGTTTGAAAGCCGCGCCGAACGTACCGCCCGAGCCGTAGTGCATGCCCGTGAAACGTTGATGGCAGGCTTTACCACCGTGCGTGATCTGGGCACCGAAGGGGCTGGTTATGATGATGTGGGCCTGAAGGCGGCAATTAATAAAGGCGTTATTCCCGGTCCGCGGATGCTGGTTGCTACCCGGGCAATTGTGGCTACCGGGAGCTACGGCCCCAAAAGTGCGGTTACCGAAATGGTTACTGTTAAAGGTGCTGAAGAAGCCGACGGAATAGACGGTATTACCCATGTAGTGCGTTCGCAGATAGGGTATGGGGCTGATGTGGTTAAAATTTATGTGGATTACCGCTGGGGCATTAACGGTGCTGCCGAACCCACCTTTACCGAGGCCGAATTGAAAACGGCGGTAGAAGTGGCCAAAAGCAGCGGTCGTACCGTTGCCGTGCATGCAGGTACTGCTGAGGGAATGCGCCGCGCCATAGCAGCCGGGGTAACCACCATTGAACACGGCGATGGCGGAACGCCTGAGCTGTTTAAGCAGATGAAAGAAAAAGGGATAGCCCTTTGCCCTACGCTTGCTGCTACGGAGGCCATTGCCGGTTACATGGGCTGGAACAAAGTCACCGGTGCCGAGCCGGAAAGTGTTAAGCAAAAGCATATTGCCTTTACCCAGGCGATGCAGGCCGGTGTTACGATGTGCATGGGCGGCGATGTAGGCGTGTTTCCGCATGGTGACAACGCCCGCGAAATGGTGCTGATGGCCGACTATGGCATGAAGCCGATTGACGTGTTGAGATCTGCTACAAGTGTAAATTCGACAGTTTTTAAATTAAAAGAGCTGGGGAATATAAAATCTGGTTATATTGCAGATATTATTGCCGTTGCCGGTAACCCTGCCGAGGATATTAATTCGGTTAAACAGGTGAAACTGGTGATGAAAGACGGCGTAATTTATACCAATTAA
- a CDS encoding RNA polymerase sigma factor produces MLLEPKYTIDELIKKCKANERKAQELLYKQFASKMMGVCLRYATDRMEAEDMLQNGFIKVFQKIEDYRGDGSFEGWIRRIMVHSSIEYYRKYHKMVQMVDIEDAAAHTSVDALATSKLAANELMALIQQLAPGYRIVFNLYAIEGYSHREIAEMTGITEGASKSQLSRARSVLKEKVIKMEGKRYENAG; encoded by the coding sequence ATGCTTTTGGAGCCTAAATATACTATCGACGAACTGATAAAAAAATGCAAAGCCAACGAAAGGAAGGCACAGGAGTTGCTGTATAAACAATTTGCTTCGAAAATGATGGGGGTATGCCTGCGTTATGCTACAGACCGGATGGAAGCCGAAGACATGCTGCAGAATGGCTTTATTAAGGTTTTTCAGAAAATAGAGGACTACCGTGGCGATGGCTCATTTGAAGGATGGATCCGCCGGATAATGGTGCACAGCTCGATAGAATACTACCGGAAATATCATAAAATGGTGCAAATGGTTGATATAGAGGATGCGGCTGCACACACCTCGGTTGATGCCCTTGCAACATCAAAACTGGCAGCCAATGAGCTGATGGCGCTGATACAGCAGCTGGCACCCGGTTACCGCATTGTATTTAACTTGTATGCTATAGAAGGTTACAGCCACCGCGAGATAGCCGAAATGACAGGGATAACGGAAGGCGCTTCAAAATCGCAGCTCTCGAGGGCGCGGTCGGTATTAAAGGAAAAGGTAATAAAAATGGAAGGTAAAAGGTATGAAAATGCAGGATAA
- a CDS encoding outer membrane beta-barrel protein, giving the protein MKRLIFTAILSITLYGAFAQNKPADSTKTGNDSTKSKSFKLSVGYDDDNDHRSQKDTTPSNRAYPKFSFGLTFSRFDLGLATLVDNGSFTLSPQNEFLRYRSWKTSNVGFDLVQMGVRFNPNFKIYLSGGFDWTLIRLREDITILPNQPVLTYRRDNIDYSKNRFSSSYLRIPLSFDFRTNENSEGKRAHIVFGPDAGLLLGGRVKQISKENGKQKFDDDYHFAKVRYGGFVRFGYGDMGIFAKYYFNDMFENSPAQKGLKNLSFGFTFGF; this is encoded by the coding sequence ATGAAAAGATTAATTTTTACCGCAATATTAAGCATAACCTTATACGGTGCTTTTGCACAGAACAAACCGGCCGACAGTACCAAAACCGGCAATGACTCCACCAAATCAAAAAGCTTTAAACTTTCTGTAGGGTATGACGACGATAACGACCATCGTTCCCAAAAAGATACTACCCCCAGCAACAGGGCTTATCCTAAGTTCTCTTTTGGCCTTACCTTTTCACGGTTTGACCTGGGCCTGGCTACTTTGGTTGATAACGGCAGCTTTACCCTATCGCCCCAAAATGAATTTTTACGCTACCGCTCATGGAAAACCAGCAACGTTGGGTTCGACCTGGTGCAGATGGGGGTACGGTTTAACCCGAACTTTAAGATCTACCTTTCCGGCGGTTTCGACTGGACGCTGATCCGCCTGCGCGAGGATATTACCATACTGCCCAATCAGCCGGTGTTGACTTACCGCAGGGACAATATAGACTACAGTAAGAACCGCTTTTCATCCAGCTACCTGCGCATCCCGCTGTCGTTTGATTTCCGCACCAACGAAAACTCCGAAGGTAAAAGGGCGCACATTGTATTTGGCCCTGATGCAGGGTTACTTTTAGGCGGTCGGGTTAAACAGATCAGTAAGGAAAATGGCAAGCAAAAATTTGATGACGATTACCATTTTGCAAAAGTACGGTACGGCGGCTTTGTACGCTTTGGCTATGGCGACATGGGCATATTTGCCAAGTATTACTTTAACGATATGTTTGAAAACAGCCCCGCACAAAAAGGCTTAAAGAACCTCTCGTTCGGCTTTACCTTTGGATTTTAA
- a CDS encoding ABC transporter ATP-binding protein encodes MADTPFLQAISVSKVYPGVQSSGVKKINLKITPGQITAIIGESGSGKSTLLRLLYGLLSPDNGEVLFKGARIWGPEEKLIPGHDAMKMVTQQTDDLNLFAKVWDNVAIMLPSTDLKAKQQKTEQMLAQLKMTRLADKKVSELSGGEKQRVAIARALITSPQVLLLDEPFNQVDTSFREGLQHDIRRIVKETGLTVIIVSHDPAEVLSMADELIVLRDGEILEWGHPKMLYQNPKFLYTAQLLTNCTVLTNAEARICGLKTKSDHVVIYPEWIETAKTWTHNDWEVKQVLFKGCYEDLIMENNGVTIRVLNDQFGKYTEGTKINLKLNKWLEY; translated from the coding sequence ATGGCAGATACACCCTTTTTACAGGCAATTTCGGTGAGCAAGGTTTATCCCGGCGTACAAAGTTCGGGTGTTAAGAAGATCAACTTAAAAATTACACCGGGGCAAATAACCGCTATAATTGGTGAAAGCGGTAGCGGTAAAAGCACTTTATTACGCCTGCTGTACGGTTTGCTTTCGCCCGATAACGGTGAGGTGCTTTTTAAGGGCGCCCGCATTTGGGGACCGGAAGAAAAGCTGATCCCGGGGCATGATGCCATGAAAATGGTTACCCAGCAAACCGATGACCTCAACCTGTTTGCCAAGGTGTGGGACAATGTTGCCATTATGCTGCCCAGCACCGACCTGAAGGCTAAACAGCAAAAAACCGAACAGATGCTGGCCCAGCTAAAAATGACCCGCCTGGCTGATAAAAAGGTATCGGAACTTAGCGGCGGCGAAAAGCAGCGGGTGGCCATTGCCCGGGCGCTTATTACCAGCCCGCAGGTGCTGCTGCTCGACGAGCCCTTTAACCAGGTGGATACTTCTTTTCGCGAAGGCTTGCAGCACGACATCAGGCGCATAGTCAAAGAAACCGGGCTTACGGTAATCATCGTATCGCACGACCCTGCCGAAGTGTTATCCATGGCCGATGAACTGATTGTGCTGAGAGATGGCGAGATCCTGGAATGGGGGCACCCTAAAATGCTTTATCAAAATCCAAAGTTCTTATACACTGCGCAGCTGCTTACCAATTGCACCGTACTTACCAATGCCGAAGCCCGCATCTGCGGCTTAAAAACAAAGTCGGACCATGTGGTGATCTACCCCGAATGGATTGAAACTGCCAAAACCTGGACGCATAACGACTGGGAAGTAAAGCAGGTATTGTTTAAAGGTTGTTACGAGGACCTGATAATGGAAAACAACGGCGTAACCATCCGCGTACTGAACGATCAGTTTGGCAAATACACCGAGGGCACCAAAATTAACCTGAAGCTGAACAAGTGGCTGGAGTATTAA
- a CDS encoding thiamine pyrophosphate-dependent enzyme: MAKNVADQLVEMLVNAGIKRIYAVTGDSLNNVNDAVRREGSIQWIHVRHEEAGAYAAGAEAQLNGLACCAGSSGPGHVHLINGLYDANRSGAPVIAIASTIPSFEFGTEYFQETSTIKLFDDCSLYNQIATTPKQLPRMLQAAIQAAIQQKGVAVVGLPGDLTEQDAAEITTATQVFKSTAVVTPSADDLQQLAELIGKHHKITMFCGIGAADAHDEVVELAGKINAPVAYSFRAKMEIQYDNPNEIGMTGLLGLPAAYHSMHESDLLILLGTDFPYTPFMPTDCKIVQVEIKPERIGRRAKVDMGLHGSVKDTLAALLPLIAQKTDDSFLKAQLKVYADVKEKMQTYVDDTGKKDLIHPEFVASTINDLATADAIFTVDTGMSCVWGSRYIQATGKRKMLGSFNHGSMANAMPQAIGAALACPGRQVIALCGDGGLSMLLGDLATITQYKLPVKIIVFNNRSLGMVKLEMEVAGLPDWQTDMLNPDFAMVAQAMGIKGFTVTDPDHVKQALQEAFMYKGSALVNIMTDPNALAMPPKVEFDQVKGMTLSMTKLILSGRMDEVIDTVKGNYKHLKDLL, from the coding sequence ATGGCAAAAAATGTGGCCGATCAACTGGTTGAAATGCTGGTTAACGCAGGCATAAAAAGAATATACGCAGTTACAGGCGACAGCCTTAATAATGTGAATGATGCGGTGAGGCGCGAGGGGAGTATCCAATGGATCCATGTGCGGCATGAAGAAGCAGGCGCATACGCGGCAGGTGCCGAAGCCCAGCTGAACGGCCTGGCGTGTTGTGCAGGCAGCAGCGGCCCCGGCCATGTGCATTTAATTAACGGTTTGTATGATGCCAACCGCTCAGGCGCGCCGGTTATTGCCATTGCATCAACCATACCAAGTTTTGAGTTTGGCACCGAATACTTCCAGGAAACCAGCACCATTAAGCTTTTTGACGATTGCAGCCTGTACAACCAGATAGCTACCACACCAAAGCAATTGCCCAGAATGCTGCAGGCGGCCATCCAGGCGGCTATTCAGCAAAAAGGGGTAGCCGTGGTGGGCCTTCCCGGCGATTTAACTGAACAGGATGCAGCAGAAATTACCACGGCCACACAGGTTTTTAAGTCAACCGCAGTAGTTACGCCTTCGGCAGATGATTTGCAGCAGCTTGCGGAACTGATTGGTAAGCATCATAAAATAACCATGTTTTGCGGGATAGGCGCCGCAGATGCACATGACGAGGTGGTTGAGCTTGCCGGTAAAATAAACGCGCCGGTGGCTTACTCGTTCCGTGCTAAAATGGAGATCCAGTATGATAACCCGAACGAGATAGGAATGACGGGGTTGCTGGGTTTGCCCGCAGCTTATCACAGCATGCATGAAAGTGATTTGCTGATACTGTTAGGTACGGACTTTCCGTACACCCCATTTATGCCCACCGATTGTAAAATAGTGCAGGTGGAGATTAAACCCGAACGCATTGGCCGCCGGGCAAAGGTTGACATGGGGCTGCATGGATCGGTAAAAGATACACTTGCTGCCCTGCTGCCACTCATCGCCCAAAAAACCGACGACAGCTTTTTAAAGGCGCAGCTAAAGGTTTATGCAGATGTTAAGGAAAAAATGCAGACCTATGTTGATGATACCGGCAAGAAAGACCTGATTCACCCGGAATTTGTTGCAAGCACCATTAACGACCTTGCCACCGCAGATGCCATATTTACCGTTGATACCGGAATGAGCTGTGTATGGGGATCGCGCTATATCCAGGCTACCGGTAAGCGTAAAATGCTGGGCTCATTTAACCACGGCTCAATGGCTAATGCTATGCCGCAGGCTATTGGTGCCGCTTTGGCCTGCCCCGGCCGGCAGGTGATTGCCCTTTGCGGCGACGGCGGCCTCTCTATGCTGCTTGGCGACCTGGCAACCATCACCCAATATAAATTACCCGTAAAAATTATTGTGTTTAATAACCGGTCGTTAGGGATGGTAAAACTGGAAATGGAAGTTGCAGGCCTGCCCGACTGGCAAACCGATATGCTGAACCCTGATTTTGCCATGGTAGCCCAGGCTATGGGCATTAAGGGTTTTACAGTTACCGACCCTGACCATGTAAAACAGGCCCTTCAGGAAGCTTTTATGTATAAGGGCTCTGCGCTGGTTAATATAATGACAGACCCCAACGCCCTGGCAATGCCCCCCAAGGTGGAGTTTGATCAGGTAAAAGGCATGACCCTTTCTATGACAAAACTCATTCTTAGCGGCCGCATGGACGAAGTGATAGATACCGTAAAAGGTAACTATAAACACCTGAAAGATTTATTATGA
- a CDS encoding AraC family transcriptional regulator — MSNKNTVLTISSTLKALLAAPGAGCPDFGIIDEDWTQEDFAVLGNAHGVKHGLPVKTDYYSVILCLNGSCKKTIGHFVFEVYRNSVHLVSPDFITSFEDASDDLVLYQVLFKKEFLTGNFLKENVLDNLLEVNPDYPPIYGLSAKGFASLKALYEKISAESREKGAFHLQILRLLVTDLLYEMNRACESCLLNSTRHLSKQYQLVYKFKKLVEQQFLTLKTVQEYADELFISAKYLTEIVKAETGQNALHVIHNRMYLEAQYLLSSSGLSIKEIAERLNFDNSSHFSRFFKRFAGSNPSGFKQLQ, encoded by the coding sequence ATGAGCAACAAAAACACTGTTTTAACCATTTCATCAACCCTAAAAGCGCTCCTTGCAGCACCGGGAGCAGGTTGCCCTGATTTTGGGATTATTGATGAAGACTGGACACAGGAAGATTTTGCTGTATTGGGCAACGCCCATGGCGTAAAACATGGCCTGCCCGTAAAAACCGACTACTACTCGGTAATTTTATGCCTTAACGGCAGCTGTAAAAAAACTATAGGCCATTTTGTGTTCGAAGTTTACCGCAACTCGGTTCACCTGGTTTCTCCTGATTTTATTACCTCATTTGAAGACGCATCGGATGATTTGGTTTTGTACCAGGTGCTTTTTAAAAAGGAGTTTTTAACCGGTAACTTTTTAAAGGAAAATGTGCTGGATAACCTGTTGGAGGTAAACCCCGATTATCCCCCTATTTATGGCCTTTCGGCAAAAGGATTTGCTTCTTTAAAAGCCCTGTATGAAAAAATAAGTGCCGAGAGCAGGGAAAAAGGTGCTTTTCATTTACAGATCCTGCGCTTGCTGGTAACCGACCTGCTTTACGAAATGAACCGCGCCTGCGAAAGCTGCTTATTAAACTCAACCCGGCACCTCAGCAAGCAATACCAGCTGGTTTATAAGTTTAAAAAATTAGTTGAACAGCAGTTTTTAACCCTTAAAACAGTGCAGGAATATGCCGATGAACTGTTTATCTCAGCAAAATACCTGACGGAAATAGTGAAAGCCGAAACCGGGCAAAACGCATTGCACGTGATCCATAACCGCATGTACCTGGAGGCGCAGTACCTGCTGTCGTCATCAGGCCTTAGTATTAAAGAAATAGCCGAACGGCTTAATTTTGATAACAGTTCGCATTTTAGCCGTTTCTTTAAACGTTTTGCAGGCAGTAACCCTTCCGGGTTTAAACAGCTACAGTAA